In a single window of the Podospora pseudocomata strain CBS 415.72m chromosome 2 map unlocalized CBS415.72m_2, whole genome shotgun sequence genome:
- a CDS encoding uncharacterized protein (COG:S; EggNog:ENOG503P2NS), with translation MSTTTTIKQDAIPYLEFPSPHRNNPSRKQCLVFFITGNPGLASYYTPFLTHLRHLLDTLESSNKAAYHIYTRNLLGFSDHDHSPPFGTTLPPSNLPTQPFTLEDQIISLTSTLVSLNTPTPFTSCILIGHSVGAYIATEIFHRHHLTPLSALLSLTSAILLFPTLTHIARSPSGQKLSFIASQPLLNSYTHILAKSIINCLPTPIVSLILSKIMKQPPHALSTTLSFLQSQDGIWQAIHMGKDEMSTITEEKWSSDLWHLADDTEHDGEKFYFYFAKKDHWVADEVRDAFIERREKDQNGRTKATICEEGVPHAFCIHHSETVAEKVGVWIREITGSWTD, from the exons atgtcaaccaccacaacaataAAACAAGATGCAATTCCCTACCTGgaattcccctccccccaccggaacaacccctcccgGAAACAATGCTTGGTTTTCTTCATAACCGGCAACCCAGGCCTAGCAAGCTACTACACGcccttcctcacccacctccgccacctcctcgacaCGCTTGAGTCGTCCAACAAGGCCGCCTATCACATCTACACCCGCAACCTCCTCGGCTTCTCTGACCACgaccactcccccccctttggaaccaccctccccccatccaacctcccaacccaacccttcACCCTCGAAGACCAAATCATCTCCCTAACCTCCACCCTTGtttccctcaacacccccacccccttcacctcctgCATCCTAATAGGCCACTCAGTAGGGGCCTACATAGCAACCGAAATcttccaccgccaccacctcacccccttatccgccctcctcagcctgaCTTCAGcgatcctcctcttcccaaccctaacccacaTCGCCCGCTCCCCCTCCGGCCAAAAACTctccttcatcgcctcccaacccctcttGAACTCCTACACCCACATCCTCGCCaaatccatcatcaactgtctccccacccccattgtttccctcatcctctccaaaatAATGAAACAGCCCCCCCACGCtttatccaccaccctcagcttCCTGCAGAGCCAGGACGGGATATGGCAGGCGATCCACATGGGCAAAGACGAGatgtccaccatcaccgaagaGAAGTGGTCTTCCGACCTCTGGCACTTGGCCGACGACACAGAGCACGACGGAGAGAAATTTTATTTCTATTTTGCAAAAAAAGACCACTGGGTCGCCGACGAGGTGAGGGACGCGTTCATTGAGCGGAGGGAAAAGGACCAGAACGGGAGGACGAAGGCAACGATTTGTGAAGAGGGAGTGCCGCATGCTTTTTGTATAC ATCACAGCGAGACCGTAGCGGAAAAGGTCGGGGTTTGGATCCGAGAGATTACCGGGTCATGGACTGACTGA
- a CDS encoding uncharacterized protein (COG:S; EggNog:ENOG503NZW5), protein MDYLKLSEDEAYTLAPLPAAIRHGLHAVATLAFLSFVFVFALLVYLSWGFVKWHIRQPSQEASSLPASNLQVDEDNLHEMLAMSRNFTVSAESQPTEADNGMPSRPQTGFWNRIRANPPNQFLVLIYNLLFADLMQATAYFMRARWLALDGIYDRHLAWFLSTGNLASSVFVTAIAAHSYLSIVRNFRPPSRIFYPVLAALWSSVYGMALLGIAISGGSSDFYGRAGEWCWITSNYQELRLYLHYLWIFICLVATSVVYLAIVIHLLTHRKPIASSCQQTSPGTQYATQEHKLREISSFLAYPLTYILCTVPIATARIGSMVKHESPVLFYSVAGSLLASAGLLDVLLYSLTRKTIVFSGQKPPTQDTGLETFGFMASSLRTPHGRAFGNMVFIEGETQTHSGSGIRRLWGWVCNLWRTVFPKRSERAWRDRLASVEVPFGPRTERGQADWDSSWMSLGVDASEVAWKRPRALKPMIGCETTTCVHTQYQG, encoded by the exons ATGGATTATCTCAAGCTCAGCGAAGATGAGGCCTACACCCTCGCACCCCTGCCGGCCGCCATTCGACACGGCCTGCATGCTGTTGCAACTCTAGCTTTCCTGAGCTTCGTTTTCGTCTTCGCCCTTTTGGTGTACCTCAGCTGGGGATTCGTCAAGTGGCATATCAGGCAACCCTCGCAAGAGGCTTCAAGCCTACCAGCTTCAAATCTCCAGGTTGATGAGGACAACTTGCACGAGATGCTGGCGATGTCGCGGAATTTTACTGTTTCGGCGGAATCACAGCCCACTGAAGCCGATAATGGGATGCCATCACGACCGCAAACTGGCTTCTGGAATCGAATCAGAGCCAACCCCCCGAATCAGTTTCTCGTTCTCATCTACAACCTTCTTTTTGCAGATCTCATGCAGGCCACGGCCTACTTCATGCGTGCTCGATGGCTAGCATTGGATGGAATTTACGACAGACACCTA GCCTGGTTCCTGTCAACTGGGAATCTCGCTTCAAGCGTCTTTGTGACGGCAATTGCGGCTCACAGCTACCTTAGTATCGTCAGGAATTTCCGACCGCCCTCTCGCATCTTCTACCCAGTTCTCGCGGCACTCTGGTCGTCTGTATACGGAATGGCTCTCTTGGGCATTGCGATATCTGGTGGTTCGTCAGATTTCTATGGCCGGGCGGGCGAATGG TGCTGGATCACCTCCAATTATCAAGAGCTTCGTTTGTACCTCCATTACCTATGGATCTTTATCTGTCTTGTGGCCACAAGCGTGGTATATCTCGCCATCGTTATTCATCTCTTGACTCACCGCAAGCCCATCGCTTCAAGCTGCCAACAAACATCGCCCGGTACCCAGTATGCCACACAAGAGCATAAGCTTCGCGAGATAAGCAGCTTTCTGGCATACCCGTTAACCTACATTCTCTGTACCGTGCCAATCGCTACAGCCAGAATCGGATCCATGGTCAAACATGAGTCCCCGGTCCTCTTCTACAGCGTGGCAGGCTCTTTGCTGGCTTCAGCAGGATTACTAGACGTCCTCCTGTACTCTCTCACTCGGAAAACCATTGTCTTCTCTGGTCAGAAACCACCCACTCAAGACACAGGGCTGGAAACATTTGGATTCATGGCAAGCTCTCTTCGCACACCACATGGAAGAGCTTTCGGAAATATGGTGTTTATCGAGGGTGAAACCCAAACCCACAGCGGCTCGGGCATCAGGCGACTCTGGGGATGGGTTTGTAATTTGTGGAGGACAGTGTTTCCAAAGCGTTCCGAAAGAGCTTGGAGGGACAGGCTTGCGAGCGTGGAAGTTCCTTTTGGGCCGAGGACTGAACGCGGGCAGGCGGATTGGGACAGCTCGTGGATGAGCTTGGGTGTGGACGCCTCCGAGGTCGCGTGGAAGCGCCCCCGCGCGCTGAAACCAATGATCGGATGTGAGACGACAACGTGCGTCCACACGCAATATCAAGGGTGA